A genomic segment from Chitinophaga niabensis encodes:
- a CDS encoding glycosyl hydrolase, producing the protein MHLRNIFSLLLLLINILSASSQVPPILPPAEQLNRSFGAHDKAAFMAPSKVYYPETWFHFIGGNVSKKGITEDLNAIADAGISGIQLFHGQFGGPWPGVDPQIACLSPLWEDALLHTAQECRRLGLRFTMQNCPGWAMAGGPWITPANAMRNLVWTRTDIKGGKGVIKVQLDQPQPSREPWRDYKDIAVLAFPTPSGDMAKPLTPQSATGSSNISWNELVLKQGQGPLRFAPAASGEPYWVEVTFPDTGTVRTIEFPSVNSLSHAWNYEPGVTMKVAAITADGKTKDILNTTIPSANWQDNQPISFACEEVKGVKKYRISINNKHEMSLRYIHFFSAARKNNWESEAGWTLRSIDRKGTKYHQSPQTYIDPAQVLDITQMADGHGGLTWNAPPGEWTILRIGHVNSGRKNGPAPPEGTGWECNKLSEAGADAHFAGYIGRLSGEKGILGKGLLNGMLMDSWECETQTWTDNMESEFSRVAGYSLRQWLPALFGYVLKDQETTFRFLHDWRSTTNDLFTNKFFGRMAKLAKENNMAISYETAAGDVFPADILQYYKFADVPMCEFWQPFSNGYVGSLNFKSIKPTASAARLYGKPRVAAEAFTSFELTWDEQWQALKEVANVNMAEGVTHLVYHTYTHNPRADSLIPGTSFGAKIGTPFLRQQTWWKHMPLLNTYFARCGYLQERGKPVSDVLWYLGDEMDHKPDQNASFPEGFKYDYCNTDILLNRLTVANGMIISPEGIQYRVLWLPETTHMLPETLEKLESLIRDGATVVGNAPQSLATLSGGEKSQMRFNTAVENIWGKGRIISGITLSEALKKLKIAPDVTGGNVLWTHRRTEGADWYFVCSPRDQPFKGTLSFRNTGSVEIWDPVNGTISAVATQQHAGRTSLSLDLPVAGACFVVFHHNNEKQNEPLKMKTITARQLTAPWDLSFPGGWGAPQSIVINELKPWKDLEMLPEAKAFSGTATYTTTFEIGQVQPGMRFSIDLGDVNMIAKVTLNEKDLGAVWCAPYQLDMTNAIVPGKNSLKVEITSTWFNRLVYDAALPEAKRKTWTISGPSKESPLRNSGLLGPVTVLVEKGL; encoded by the coding sequence ATGCATCTAAGAAATATATTTTCCCTGCTATTGCTGCTGATAAACATATTATCAGCATCCTCCCAGGTACCGCCAATTCTGCCCCCGGCAGAACAACTCAACCGTAGTTTTGGAGCGCATGACAAAGCCGCTTTCATGGCACCTTCGAAAGTGTATTATCCGGAAACCTGGTTTCATTTTATAGGGGGAAATGTTTCAAAAAAAGGCATTACAGAAGACCTAAATGCAATTGCGGATGCGGGTATTTCCGGAATTCAACTATTCCACGGCCAGTTTGGTGGTCCGTGGCCAGGTGTAGATCCTCAGATTGCCTGTCTTAGCCCATTATGGGAAGACGCGTTGCTGCATACCGCCCAGGAATGCCGCCGCCTGGGTTTACGGTTTACCATGCAAAACTGCCCGGGATGGGCAATGGCAGGAGGTCCCTGGATCACGCCCGCCAATGCCATGCGTAACCTGGTCTGGACCCGCACGGACATAAAAGGAGGAAAAGGTGTAATAAAGGTGCAGTTGGACCAACCGCAACCAAGCAGGGAACCCTGGCGGGATTACAAAGACATTGCAGTGCTGGCATTTCCTACACCATCCGGAGATATGGCAAAGCCTCTTACACCGCAATCTGCTACAGGCAGCAGTAATATTTCATGGAATGAATTGGTGCTGAAGCAGGGACAAGGTCCTTTGCGTTTCGCTCCGGCAGCATCCGGGGAGCCATATTGGGTTGAAGTTACTTTTCCTGATACTGGAACTGTACGAACTATTGAATTTCCGAGTGTCAACAGTTTGAGCCATGCATGGAATTATGAGCCTGGTGTAACGATGAAAGTAGCGGCGATAACGGCTGATGGTAAAACAAAAGATATTCTGAATACAACTATACCTTCCGCTAATTGGCAGGACAACCAACCCATTTCTTTTGCATGTGAAGAAGTAAAAGGTGTGAAGAAATATAGGATCTCTATCAATAACAAACATGAGATGTCGCTGCGCTACATTCATTTCTTTTCAGCTGCCCGTAAGAATAACTGGGAGTCGGAAGCGGGATGGACATTGCGAAGCATTGATCGCAAGGGGACAAAATATCATCAATCCCCTCAAACGTACATTGATCCGGCGCAGGTCCTGGATATTACTCAAATGGCAGACGGGCACGGTGGTCTGACATGGAATGCTCCTCCGGGAGAGTGGACCATCCTGCGTATAGGGCATGTAAATAGCGGAAGGAAAAATGGTCCGGCTCCTCCGGAGGGCACCGGATGGGAATGTAATAAACTTTCAGAAGCAGGTGCTGACGCACATTTTGCAGGGTATATCGGCCGCCTCTCCGGAGAAAAAGGCATCTTGGGAAAAGGCTTGCTGAATGGCATGCTGATGGATAGTTGGGAATGTGAAACACAAACCTGGACGGATAATATGGAATCGGAGTTTAGTCGTGTAGCAGGTTATTCACTCCGGCAATGGCTTCCTGCGTTGTTCGGTTATGTGCTGAAAGATCAGGAGACCACATTCCGTTTCCTGCATGACTGGCGTTCTACTACAAACGATCTGTTTACGAATAAGTTCTTTGGACGAATGGCTAAGTTAGCCAAAGAGAATAATATGGCTATCTCATACGAGACTGCGGCCGGAGATGTTTTTCCCGCTGATATCCTGCAGTATTACAAGTTTGCTGATGTGCCCATGTGCGAATTCTGGCAACCTTTTTCAAACGGATATGTAGGCTCATTAAATTTCAAATCCATAAAACCCACTGCTTCTGCTGCGCGGCTTTACGGTAAACCGCGTGTTGCTGCCGAAGCATTTACATCTTTTGAACTTACGTGGGACGAACAATGGCAGGCCCTTAAAGAAGTAGCTAATGTGAACATGGCAGAAGGCGTAACACATCTGGTATACCATACCTATACCCACAATCCCCGCGCAGACTCTTTAATACCGGGTACTTCATTTGGTGCAAAAATAGGAACACCATTCCTTCGGCAGCAAACCTGGTGGAAACATATGCCCCTGCTGAACACCTATTTTGCAAGATGCGGGTATTTACAGGAGCGAGGCAAGCCGGTGTCTGATGTGCTTTGGTATCTCGGCGATGAAATGGATCATAAGCCAGACCAGAATGCCTCTTTCCCTGAAGGATTCAAATATGATTACTGTAACACCGATATTTTACTGAACAGGCTTACAGTAGCAAACGGCATGATTATTTCGCCTGAAGGAATACAATACCGGGTATTATGGTTACCTGAAACAACGCACATGTTGCCGGAGACCCTTGAAAAACTGGAATCTCTCATACGTGATGGCGCTACTGTTGTGGGCAATGCTCCCCAAAGCCTGGCTACGCTTAGTGGCGGCGAAAAGTCACAAATGCGCTTCAATACAGCAGTAGAAAACATATGGGGTAAAGGACGTATTATATCCGGCATAACTTTATCAGAAGCCCTAAAGAAATTGAAGATCGCTCCCGATGTTACAGGAGGGAATGTTCTCTGGACGCATCGCAGAACGGAAGGAGCTGACTGGTATTTTGTTTGTTCACCCCGGGATCAGCCATTTAAGGGCACACTCAGTTTCAGGAATACCGGAAGTGTTGAGATCTGGGACCCTGTTAACGGAACCATCAGCGCTGTTGCAACACAACAGCATGCAGGCCGTACATCCCTATCGCTTGATCTGCCAGTCGCAGGCGCATGTTTTGTAGTCTTTCATCATAATAATGAAAAACAAAATGAACCATTAAAGATGAAAACTATTACTGCCAGGCAACTGACTGCGCCATGGGACCTTTCGTTTCCCGGGGGCTGGGGTGCTCCGCAGTCAATCGTTATCAATGAGTTAAAACCATGGAAAGACCTGGAGATGTTGCCTGAAGCAAAAGCATTTTCCGGTACAGCTACCTATACAACAACGTTTGAGATCGGACAGGTTCAACCCGGTATGCGTTTTTCGATTGATTTGGGGGACGTGAACATGATAGCAAAAGTAACGCTTAATGAAAAAGATCTCGGTGCAGTATGGTGTGCGCCTTATCAATTAGATATGACCAACGCAATAGTTCCGGGTAAAAATTCCCTGAAGGTTGAAATAACCAGTACCTGGTTTAACCGGTTGGTTTATGATGCTGCGTTACCGGAGGCAAAACGGAAAACATGGACCATTAGCGGACCATCTAAAGAGTCGCCGTTGAGGAATAGTGGGTTGCTTGGCCCGGTAACAGTATTGGTTGAAAAAGGACTTTGA
- a CDS encoding PKD domain-containing protein: MSLITKAACTFTVFFLMLFSAHAQQLKAEFTPTKTSDCESLITKFVDNSTGTPVSWQWDLGNGSTSTQQSPSASYTTAGTYKVKLTVKNAAGATNSIEKTVTVWEKPQPDFTASPAKGCIPFNVTFTDKSNPVNGTITTYSWDFGDGTTGSGSMPVHTYNNALSPTVTLTVTNSNGCTASKQISNIVDAAASLVPNFSVSDKFLCSAPGALTITNTTTGPGTLSYQWDFGDGGTASEASPAPHTYATRGVYKVKLTVTSDKGCTATKTSEDINVANFKTDFQMPASICENVSGTSFTAANSPQANNITWGVDKGYINYYYGTSASYYPAGAGIVKVTMTADYGSCRESVTKDLEVKPAPRADFVSDQTAICDVPATVQFTDKSQGATGWSWSFGNGQSSTQQNPSVTYSNLGYFNIKLTASNASGCSSTAERYVNVVKPEVYAYASIASGCEGITPSFSSNVSTGDAIATYEWDFGDGSPKSTAATPSHTYNTAGTYQVKLTYTTTNGCKGTVRLYSFNEIRVYKKPKPDFSSPQAPQICGNNWVYFNGTTDVGFNWTWNFGDGYGDYTQNTAHSYRQPGTYTVSLTVSNNGCVETVTKTAYIKAVNPFPRFTMQPVKCDNRTEMVFDEQSIGTITSWKWSWGDGKEDTYTTKTTPAKHKYDKTGAYKVRLTVSDGTCTSTDSMNINVYAPSPVVITADKASLCGNETLKASLVSAERTIYGQYSYSWISSDGTRGDWYNYSNYETALFTNLKPGKDTIRMIAYNFQGCTDTSNGVVVDVHGPVAKFLSPPVLECRGTELTFVDQTDVSKGKPIKTWAFDFGDGAGTKVFTAAPFKYTYSKSGYFYPRLTVTDQDGCTSSFSGSYLQVNGPNADFSPSASLIRPGGNVWFYNYTSETGGYATYEWDFGDNTFSAQNSPSKSYPDKGVYTVKLLVKDNLGCSDSAKKQIKVSSVSASFTVSTSFVNNSGCPPVIARFTNTSVNATSSYWDFGDGSFATISNPSHTYTYAGKYKVKLKVVGDAGTEDEYEEEVEVKGPYATITTSSKGGCLSKEIEFQVSALNAVDFAWDFTDGIVTTTTESTIKHTFKDPGIYKPRLILSDQAGCKGTAFLQDPIVIDKLDVKLTSTPEFVCDEGWIAFAPQFNSYSIDELKEEAEYKWTFDAGLQVEDDATATPRFFLDKTQAFNFTLTTTTAYGCTQTVSKTVYAYPKPVATITAPLQACQDEQVSFSGAVSKVSDVTWKWDFGNGNTGNVQGPPEQAYNKAGRSEVQLIVASKDGCSDTALHNITIQPKPVINAAAASAVICLGKSTTLSAGGGITYLWSPAPDLSNPQAPDPVAAPRVSTTYQVSVTDANGCSNTDNVSIRVAQPFKIQATPDTIMCLGYVLPLWVKGADHYVWKGEGLNAANIPYPHATIKAAGNYTYAVTGYDADGCFTHDTSLVVSVHPAPVVSAGPDRIRMTGMPVTLYGQGSPDIIKWKWSPPDQLDCATCPKPLASPNLSTKYKVEVENSYGCKATDEVVVMVTCDRGAVFLPTAFTPNRDGMNEWFYPKGRGIKEVASLRIYDRWGSLVFEKTHFQMNIASAGWDGNWKGSIAPMGNYVYAIETICEDGTSFLFRGTVTLIK; this comes from the coding sequence ATGTCCCTAATTACCAAAGCAGCCTGTACCTTTACTGTGTTCTTCCTCATGCTTTTTTCTGCACATGCACAGCAGTTAAAGGCGGAATTCACTCCCACTAAAACCAGTGATTGCGAAAGCCTGATCACTAAATTCGTTGATAATTCAACGGGCACGCCTGTTTCCTGGCAATGGGACCTCGGAAATGGTTCTACCTCTACACAGCAAAGCCCCAGTGCTTCCTATACAACTGCCGGTACCTACAAGGTAAAATTAACTGTGAAGAACGCTGCCGGGGCTACCAATAGTATAGAAAAGACGGTTACCGTATGGGAGAAACCCCAGCCGGATTTTACCGCCAGCCCGGCTAAAGGCTGTATTCCTTTCAACGTTACTTTTACGGACAAGTCCAACCCGGTGAATGGTACTATTACCACCTATAGCTGGGATTTCGGGGATGGTACTACCGGTTCCGGCAGTATGCCTGTGCATACTTATAACAACGCCCTGTCACCCACAGTTACGCTCACCGTCACTAACAGTAATGGTTGTACAGCATCAAAGCAGATCAGCAATATTGTGGATGCGGCAGCGTCCCTGGTTCCCAATTTTAGCGTGTCTGATAAATTCCTTTGTTCCGCACCCGGAGCATTGACTATCACCAACACTACTACCGGGCCTGGTACTCTGAGCTATCAATGGGATTTTGGCGATGGCGGTACTGCTTCAGAAGCCAGCCCTGCCCCGCATACTTATGCCACCAGGGGTGTTTACAAGGTTAAGCTCACTGTTACCAGTGATAAAGGCTGTACCGCCACCAAAACCTCCGAAGATATCAATGTAGCCAATTTTAAAACGGATTTTCAGATGCCGGCCAGCATCTGCGAGAATGTTTCCGGAACCAGCTTTACCGCTGCTAACAGCCCGCAGGCAAACAATATTACCTGGGGTGTCGACAAAGGTTATATCAATTATTACTATGGCACTTCTGCTTCCTATTATCCTGCCGGCGCCGGTATCGTAAAGGTGACCATGACGGCGGACTATGGCAGCTGCCGTGAATCGGTGACCAAGGACCTTGAAGTAAAACCTGCACCGAGGGCTGATTTTGTGAGTGACCAGACCGCTATCTGTGACGTGCCTGCTACTGTTCAGTTTACAGACAAATCGCAGGGGGCCACAGGTTGGAGCTGGAGCTTTGGCAACGGGCAATCCTCCACGCAGCAAAATCCTTCTGTTACTTACAGCAACCTGGGGTATTTTAATATAAAACTTACCGCCAGCAATGCATCCGGTTGTTCCAGTACAGCAGAGCGTTATGTGAATGTGGTGAAACCGGAGGTATATGCATACGCAAGTATCGCCAGTGGCTGTGAAGGAATAACGCCTTCTTTTAGCAGTAATGTGAGTACCGGAGACGCCATTGCCACTTATGAATGGGATTTTGGTGATGGCAGCCCCAAATCCACAGCTGCCACCCCATCGCATACGTATAATACAGCAGGCACATACCAGGTAAAACTTACCTATACAACAACCAATGGATGTAAAGGAACCGTGAGACTATATTCCTTCAATGAGATCCGGGTATATAAAAAGCCAAAGCCTGATTTCTCATCCCCGCAAGCTCCCCAGATCTGCGGTAACAACTGGGTGTATTTCAACGGAACTACAGATGTAGGCTTTAACTGGACCTGGAATTTCGGGGACGGTTATGGTGACTATACCCAGAATACTGCACACAGCTACAGGCAGCCCGGCACTTATACCGTAAGCCTGACTGTTTCAAATAATGGCTGTGTGGAAACGGTCACCAAAACGGCATATATCAAAGCCGTAAACCCATTCCCGCGTTTCACGATGCAGCCTGTTAAATGTGATAACCGTACGGAGATGGTCTTTGATGAACAATCTATCGGTACCATTACCAGCTGGAAGTGGAGTTGGGGAGATGGAAAGGAAGATACCTACACTACAAAAACAACACCTGCCAAACATAAATATGATAAAACAGGTGCGTATAAGGTAAGGCTCACTGTTTCAGACGGCACCTGTACCAGTACGGACTCGATGAACATTAATGTGTATGCACCTTCGCCTGTTGTTATTACTGCAGACAAAGCATCGTTGTGTGGCAATGAAACACTCAAGGCCAGCCTGGTGTCTGCAGAGAGAACTATCTATGGCCAGTACAGTTATTCGTGGATCTCTTCAGATGGCACACGCGGGGACTGGTATAATTACAGCAATTATGAAACGGCGCTCTTTACTAATCTCAAACCTGGCAAGGATACCATCCGCATGATAGCGTATAACTTCCAGGGATGTACGGATACCAGCAACGGGGTTGTTGTGGACGTGCATGGGCCGGTGGCTAAATTCCTTTCGCCGCCGGTGCTGGAATGCCGGGGTACAGAACTGACCTTTGTTGATCAGACAGATGTTTCAAAAGGGAAACCTATAAAAACCTGGGCATTTGATTTCGGGGATGGCGCCGGCACAAAGGTATTTACCGCAGCTCCTTTCAAATATACTTATAGTAAGTCCGGTTATTTCTATCCCAGGCTCACTGTTACGGACCAGGATGGTTGTACCAGCTCCTTTTCCGGTTCCTATCTCCAGGTGAATGGCCCTAATGCGGATTTTTCACCAAGCGCTTCACTGATACGGCCGGGTGGTAATGTATGGTTCTATAATTACACGAGTGAAACAGGTGGTTATGCCACCTACGAGTGGGACTTTGGAGATAATACATTCTCTGCACAGAACAGTCCGTCCAAATCCTATCCTGATAAAGGTGTTTACACAGTGAAGCTGCTGGTAAAAGACAACCTGGGTTGTTCAGACAGTGCTAAGAAACAGATCAAAGTTTCCAGTGTCAGCGCAAGTTTTACGGTGAGTACTTCGTTCGTAAATAACAGTGGTTGCCCACCCGTGATAGCCCGTTTTACCAATACATCTGTTAACGCCACCAGTTCCTATTGGGACTTCGGTGACGGCAGCTTTGCTACTATCAGTAATCCTTCTCATACTTATACCTATGCGGGGAAATATAAAGTGAAACTGAAAGTGGTAGGTGATGCAGGTACCGAGGATGAATATGAGGAGGAAGTAGAAGTTAAAGGGCCTTATGCAACCATTACAACGTCTTCGAAGGGTGGCTGCCTCTCCAAAGAGATCGAGTTCCAGGTAAGTGCCTTAAATGCTGTTGATTTTGCCTGGGATTTTACGGATGGGATTGTTACTACAACAACTGAGAGTACTATTAAACATACTTTCAAAGATCCCGGCATTTACAAGCCGCGCCTCATCCTCTCTGATCAGGCAGGTTGTAAGGGAACAGCTTTCCTGCAGGATCCCATTGTTATAGATAAGCTGGATGTGAAGCTCACATCTACACCGGAATTTGTATGTGACGAAGGCTGGATTGCTTTTGCGCCACAATTCAACAGCTATTCCATTGATGAACTGAAAGAAGAGGCGGAATACAAATGGACATTTGATGCAGGGCTGCAGGTGGAAGATGATGCCACTGCCACACCTCGTTTTTTCCTGGATAAAACACAGGCGTTTAATTTTACGCTTACTACTACTACCGCTTATGGCTGTACGCAAACCGTAAGCAAAACGGTGTATGCCTATCCTAAACCCGTAGCCACAATCACTGCGCCTTTACAAGCTTGCCAGGATGAGCAGGTAAGTTTCAGCGGAGCGGTGAGTAAAGTGAGTGATGTTACCTGGAAGTGGGATTTTGGCAATGGCAATACGGGTAATGTACAGGGACCTCCTGAACAGGCATATAACAAAGCGGGGCGTTCTGAAGTACAACTTATTGTTGCCAGCAAGGACGGTTGCAGTGATACGGCGCTTCACAATATTACGATACAACCTAAACCAGTGATCAATGCTGCTGCAGCTTCTGCCGTCATATGCCTGGGCAAAAGCACAACGTTGAGTGCTGGTGGCGGTATTACCTATCTATGGTCACCGGCGCCAGATCTGAGCAATCCGCAGGCACCTGATCCTGTGGCGGCTCCCCGCGTAAGCACTACTTACCAGGTGAGTGTGACGGATGCCAATGGTTGCAGTAATACGGATAATGTAAGCATTCGTGTGGCGCAGCCGTTTAAGATACAGGCTACACCGGATACGATCATGTGCCTGGGGTATGTGTTGCCTTTATGGGTAAAGGGTGCAGATCACTATGTATGGAAGGGAGAGGGGCTGAATGCTGCTAATATTCCTTATCCACATGCCACTATCAAAGCAGCAGGTAACTATACCTATGCTGTGACCGGTTATGATGCTGATGGTTGCTTTACACATGATACATCGCTGGTGGTAAGTGTACATCCAGCGCCTGTCGTTAGTGCGGGACCGGATCGGATAAGGATGACGGGGATGCCTGTAACGCTGTATGGGCAAGGTAGCCCGGATATTATAAAATGGAAGTGGTCGCCACCGGATCAGTTAGACTGTGCCACCTGTCCTAAACCTTTGGCCTCACCAAACTTGTCCACCAAATATAAAGTGGAGGTGGAAAATAGCTACGGCTGTAAGGCTACGGATGAAGTAGTGGTGATGGTAACCTGTGACAGGGGAGCGGTGTTCCTGCCTACTGCCTTTACACCTAACAGGGACGGGATGAATGAATGGTTCTATCCTAAAGGGCGTGGGATCAAAGAAGTAGCATCGTTGCGCATTTATGACAGATGGGGCAGTCTGGTGTTTGAGAAAACACATTTTCAGATGAACATTGCAAGTGCGGGCTGGGATGGGAACTGGAAGGGTTCGATAGCGCCGATGGGCAACTATGTTTATGCAATAGAGACAATTTGTGAGGATGGGACGAGTTTTCTGTTCAGGGGAACGGTGACGTTGATTAAGTAG
- a CDS encoding DUF2200 domain-containing protein produces MDNSHKQDQRIAKMTFASVYPLYVEKVERKGRTKEELHEVITWLTGFNNKKLQELIKEKVTFEEFFRQASLNPNVHLITGVICGYRVEDIENPLTQQARYLDKLVDELAKGRKMEKILRGS; encoded by the coding sequence ATGGACAATTCCCACAAACAAGATCAGCGTATCGCAAAAATGACCTTTGCTTCGGTCTATCCCCTGTATGTTGAAAAAGTAGAAAGGAAAGGCAGAACTAAGGAAGAATTGCATGAAGTGATAACATGGCTGACAGGCTTCAACAACAAGAAGCTGCAGGAACTTATAAAAGAAAAAGTGACTTTTGAGGAGTTCTTCCGGCAGGCTTCGCTCAACCCTAACGTACATCTTATAACCGGGGTGATCTGCGGCTACCGTGTAGAAGATATCGAAAACCCTTTAACGCAGCAGGCGAGGTATTTAGATAAGTTGGTGGATGAGCTGGCGAAGGGCAGGAAGATGGAGAAGATCCTGCGTGGTTCGTAA
- a CDS encoding SGNH/GDSL hydrolase family protein, translating into MLIRTFIIIGTLFLFSFTEKQTVWVAIGDSITYLNDRPDETGNRVAKGYLSRVVEGLPDLLYINQGHNGWKSSDIAGKIEDLGLGKADVYTVFLGTNDWWGGRPVGIIDDYKNNTGTNSVFGSFRIIIDKIRQLNQAAKIVLITPMQRNDFVYLFDANNNAHGSYKAKNGQSLEAFANAVIAIGKMENIPVIDLYHDPLLDLEHMVNFKRLKDPRSGKYVNYRYPEFTTIPFDPKNDEYPYPPQAVNITYDGLHPSDKGNAIISKKVINTFRQIGVVQ; encoded by the coding sequence ATGCTGATAAGAACATTCATAATCATCGGAACATTGTTCCTTTTTTCCTTTACTGAAAAGCAAACGGTTTGGGTGGCGATCGGTGACTCTATCACCTACCTGAACGATCGCCCGGATGAAACAGGCAATCGTGTTGCCAAAGGTTATTTAAGCCGCGTGGTGGAGGGGTTACCTGACCTGCTTTATATCAACCAGGGACATAACGGCTGGAAGTCAAGTGATATAGCCGGCAAGATCGAAGATCTGGGGCTGGGGAAAGCAGATGTTTACACCGTATTCCTTGGTACAAATGACTGGTGGGGTGGCCGGCCTGTAGGGATCATCGATGATTACAAGAACAATACAGGCACTAATTCTGTATTTGGTTCATTCAGGATCATCATCGATAAGATACGCCAGTTGAACCAGGCCGCGAAAATCGTGCTCATTACGCCTATGCAGCGTAATGATTTTGTTTATTTGTTTGATGCCAATAATAACGCGCATGGTTCATATAAAGCTAAAAACGGGCAATCACTGGAAGCGTTTGCCAACGCGGTGATCGCTATCGGAAAGATGGAGAATATACCCGTTATCGATCTGTATCATGATCCGCTGCTTGACCTGGAGCATATGGTGAACTTCAAGCGTTTAAAAGATCCCCGCAGCGGTAAATATGTAAATTATCGTTATCCGGAATTCACTACGATACCATTTGATCCCAAAAATGATGAATATCCATATCCACCCCAGGCAGTAAATATTACTTATGATGGATTACATCCATCAGATAAAGGAAATGCCATCATCTCGAAAAAAGTAATTAATACTTTCAGGCAGATTGGGGTTGTGCAATAA